In Ctenopharyngodon idella isolate HZGC_01 chromosome 20, HZGC01, whole genome shotgun sequence, the following proteins share a genomic window:
- the LOC127502872 gene encoding cytochrome c oxidase assembly factor 7: protein MAGLINFEDEQEVKQFLDNLGVEYSYQCHREKDPEGCQRLADYLEGVKKNYESTAQVLKHNCEVNGHGESCYKLGAYHVTGKGGVTECLKTAYSCFMKACNAKGKKSVDACHNVALLAHDGRGVEGGTDAVVARQYYEKACEGGFAPSCFNLSALFIQGSPGVDKNMSLALKYALRSCELGHVWGCSNASRMYKLGDGTEKDDQKAEELKNRARELHGQQKERQLKFGE, encoded by the exons ATGGCCGGCTTAATTAACTTTGAGGACGAACAGGAGGTCAAGCAGTTTCTGGACAATTTAGGAGTGGAGTACAGCTATCAGTGTCACCGGGAGAAAGACCCTGAAG GGTGTCAGAGGTTAGCAGACTACTTGGAGGGTGTGAAGAAGAACTATGAGTCCACAGCCCAGGTTCTCAAGCACAACTGCGAGGTGAATGGCCATGGAGAGAGCTGCTATAAGCTCGGGGCTTACCATGTCACCGGCAAAG GTGGTGTGACGGAGTGTTTAAAGACGGCGTACTCCTGCTTTATGAAGGCATGCAATGCCAAAGGGAAGAAGTCGGTGGATGCTTGTCACAACGTAGCTCTGCTTGCCCATGACGGGAGAGGCGTGGAGGGGGGTACTGACGCAGTGGTGGCTCGACAGTATTACGAGAAGGCGTGTGAAGGAGGCTTCGCCCCCAGCTGTTTCAACCTGAGCGCCCTTTTCATCCAGGGATCTCCAGGGGTggacaaaaacatgtcattggCTCTAAAGTACGCCCTGCGATCCTGTGAGCTGGGACACGTATGGGGCTGCTCCAATGCCAGCCGCATGTACAAACTGGGAGATGGGACGGAGAAGGATGATCAGAAAGCAGAGGAGCTGAAGAACAGGGCTAGGGAACTTCACGGACAGCAGAAAGAAAGGCAGCTGAAATTTGGGGAGTGA